From a single Nematostella vectensis chromosome 3, jaNemVect1.1, whole genome shotgun sequence genomic region:
- the LOC125561276 gene encoding acetylserotonin O-methyltransferase-like has product MAELTSTLGTIIPTALSDIFHGFVKSKVLFTACELGIFDVLCDKHSAEHVAENVKPSCKTGSTRRLLDTLVAMQLLVKEMDSDPPVYSNSQTAEAFLTRKSPKSLISYFEFLHATDYKLFDNLKHAVVEEEPQWQRAFDQPASEIYKIVHSNKEELVRIYSRFD; this is encoded by the coding sequence ATGGCAGAATTGACAAGTACTCTCGGTACAATCATACCTACAGCCCTTTCAGATATTTTTCATGGATTTGTTAAATCAAAAGTATTGTTCACCGCCTGTGAATTAGGTATATTTGACGTACTGTGCGATAAGCATTCGGCAGAACATGTGGCAGAAAATGTTAAACCAAGCTGCAAAACTGGCTCAACTCGTCGTCTTCTTGACACACTTGTAGCTATGCAATTACTTGTCAAAGAAATGGACAGCGACCCGCCTGTCTACTCCAATAGCCAAACTGCAGAGGCATTTCTTACTAGGAAAAGTCCCAAGTCTCTCATAAGCTACTTTGAATTCCTCCACGCCACCGATTACAAGCTATTTGACAACCTGAAGCATGCGGTTGTCGAGGAGGAGCCACAATGGCAACGAGCCTTCGATCAGCCGGCTTCAGAAATTTACAAAATAGTGCATTCCAATAAAGAAGAGCTGGTGCGTATCTACTCGAGATTTGATTGA
- the LOC5506520 gene encoding acetylserotonin O-methyltransferase, with product MSAFDLNPFKHMCDLGGGTGCFSYEACKQYPALKITIYEMQPILDVAPAFKPTIADCPNQSNVTYVAGDFFKDPLPVADLYFLAHVLHNWAEEKVDLLLSKVFAVLPPGGGILLGEVLLPVDEPNPQLSAPFLDLTMLVTCESGARDRSGPEYKRLLERHGFQDVRMKSLPGAKTTDAVFARKP from the exons ATGTCTGCGTTTGACTTGAACCCTTTTAAACACATGTGTGACCTTGGAG GAGGAACTGGCTGTTTTTCATACGAGGCGTGCAAGCAGTATCCTGCATTAAAAATCACAATTTACGAAATGCAGCCAATCTTAGATGTCGCGCCTGCTTTCAAGCCAACCATCGCTGATTGCCCTAACCAATCAAACGTCACCTACGTAGCGGGAGACTTTTTTAAAGACCCACTTCCGGTTGCTGACCTGTATTTTCTGGCCCATGTTCTCCACAATTGGGCAGAAGAAAAGGTTGACTTGCTACTTAGCAAAGTTTTTGCAGTGCTGCCACCAG GTGGAGGTATACTTCTTGGGGAAGTTCTTCTTCCCGTTGACGAGCCGAATCCACAGCTCTCTGCACCCTTCCTGGACCTCACCATGCTAGTGACCTGCGAGTCAGGGGCACGTGACCGTTCGGGCCCCGAGTACAAACGATTACTGGAAAGACATGGATTTCAAGACGTGCGGATGAAATCCTTGCCAGGCGCCAAAACGACCGATGCTGTTTTCGCCCGGAAACCTTAA